One Dysidea avara chromosome 7, odDysAvar1.4, whole genome shotgun sequence genomic region harbors:
- the LOC136260781 gene encoding uncharacterized protein — MNYLITAITFTVILGIVSGAPLLTCDKIKDVNQGKDNQDRYLVILKDPNSYQDAEYVMGIVDLYQWSLEMNAVNVFDTSVKSQLELLENVGLQGTLSKQALFLVCMDSRVEAIIPDCPMIPELTEGSGDVTEEDTVDCSKLILTEPYTGKDYSVVLKPRTSTTDLYNIISRVEIEKMNDEAVSFRYHYAARRGTSLKLIVTMNIKALELVCKDPKVKSIIPNYDTSVINKREITTTTEQDFSPHCSLPEVTEEYPTFIFGYNVEDATELDTIREAVEGYTDNSADVQSATVAEFLNMIIFKMNRAAYLKACTYPAITFVEYDQETTTASTTQPSTTTTTTAPTTVPPTVAEDACQDVTAVKEHQTYSIQILSPELLADKQARCEKMKRQLQKRTKNTEGFWALTSDQSCETSGEAVTLHARFNELSLTFMCEKNGLYIPVPPEPEITLGFATSNISF, encoded by the exons ATGAATTACctgatcactgcaatcactttCACAGTCATCTTGGGGATTGTATCAGGAGCCCCACTACTCACCTGTGATAAGATCAAAGATGTCAATCAAGGAAAGGACAATCAAGACAGATACCTGGTAATATTAAAAGACCCCAACAGCTACCAGGATGCTGAATATGTGATGGGAATAGTAGATCTGTACCAGTGGTCTCTAGAAATGAATGCAGTCAATGTATTTGACACTTCAGTAAAGAGTCAGTTGGAGCTACTAGAAAATGTAGGATTACAAGGAACTCTATCAAAACAAGCCTTATTTCTG GTGTGCATGGACAGCAGAGTAGAGGCAATCATACCAGACTGCCCAATGATACCAGAGCTTACTGAAGGTTCTGGTGATGTCACAGAGGAAGATACTGTTGACTGCTCCAAACTCATTCTTACTGAGCCATACACTGGTAAAGACTACTCTGTTGTTCTCAAGCCCAGAACATCTACCACTGATCTGTACAACATCATCAGTAGAGTAGAGATAGAGAAAATGAATGATGAAGCTGTGTCCTTCAGATACCACTATGCAGCAAGGAGGGGCACATCATTAAAATTGATAGTGACAATGAATATCAAAGCTCTTGAACTG GTATGCAAGGATCCAAAGGTGAAATCCATTATACCAAACTACGACACATCTGTCATTAACAAAAGAGAAATCACTACTACTACAGAACAAGACTTCAGCCCTCACTGTAGTTTACCAGAAGTGACTGAAGAATACCCCACATTTATATTTGGATACAATGTGGAAGATGCTACAGAATTGGATACAATCAGAGAAGCTGTAGAAGGGTACACTGATAACTCTGCTGACGTCCAGTCTGCAACTGTGGCAGAATTTCTGAACATGATCATCTTCAAAATGAACAGAGCTGCTTATCTCAAG GCCTGTACTTATCCAGCAATCACATTTGTGGAGTATGATCAGGAAACCACCACAGCAAGTACCACACAGCCATCCACCACCACAACCACAACTGCACCAACAACAGTTCCGCCAACTGTGGCGGAAGATGCATGCCAAGATGTGACTGCTGTAAAGGAACACCAAACCTACAGCATCCAGATACTTAGCCCAGAGTTACTTGCTGATAAACAGGCTCGATGTGAAAAAATGAAGAGACAGCTACAGAAAAGAACAAAAAACACTGAAGGTTTTTGGGCACTAACTTCTGATCAAAGCTGTGAGACCAGTGGGGAGGCAGTAACACTTCATGCAAGATTCAACGAGTTGTCACTAACTTTT ATGTGTGAAAAAAATGGACTTTACATTCCAGTACCACCAGAACCTGAAATTACACTAGGATTTGCAACATCCaatatttcattttaa